The Neobacillus sp. OS1-2 genome includes a window with the following:
- the rnr gene encoding ribonuclease R: MEDNIQKHIDRLLQYMREEAYKPLTVQELEAAFGIQDSGDFKEFVKALVQMEEKGLVVRTRSNRYGLPQKMNLIRGKLIGHAKGFAFVVPDEPGMDDIFIPPNETNTAMHGDIVLARVSSETSGQRREGTIIRIIERGVQQVVGTYVESKSFGFVIPDDKKFASDIFIPKSASKGAVEGHKVVVKLVTYPEGRKSAEGEVITILGHKNDPGVDILSVIHKHGLPMAFPEDVLKQANDTPETIDESELANRRDLRNETIVTIDGADAKDLDDAVTVTKLENGHYKLGVHIADVSYYVKEGTPIDLEAEERATSVYLVDRVIPMIPHRLSNGICSLNPKVDRLVLSCEMEISSDGAVVSHEIFQSVIKTTERMTYHAVNLILVEKEEETRKRYEPLVPMFELMEELAAILRNKRMKRGAIDFDFKESKVLVDEEGKPTDVVLRERSVAEKLIEEFMLAANETVAEHFHWMDVPFIYRIHEDPKEDKLRRFFEFITNFGYIVKGTANDVHPKALQEIIEEVQGKPEEMVVSKVMLRSMQQAKYDPESLGHFGLSTEFYTHFTSPIRRYPDTIVHRLIRTYLIEGKLDETTREKWNVRLPEIAAHSSKMERRSVDAERETDELKKAEYMEDKVGVEYDGIVSSVTNFGMFVELPNTIEGLVHVSYMTDDYYRYDERHLAMIGERTGNVFRIGDEITVRVVKVNKDERSIDFEIVGMKGTPRRERSETPKVFKTGSDTHKPRRNKQQGDSGQGRNKNRKSSQDGKQNSESGGGQGNKKKKKRKFYDNVPKSKSTKRKNK; the protein is encoded by the coding sequence TTGGAAGACAACATTCAAAAGCACATTGATAGGCTTTTGCAATATATGAGGGAAGAGGCATACAAACCATTGACGGTTCAGGAGCTGGAAGCAGCATTTGGCATCCAGGACTCAGGGGACTTCAAAGAATTTGTCAAGGCTCTCGTTCAAATGGAAGAAAAGGGTCTCGTGGTTCGCACCCGCAGCAACCGTTACGGTCTGCCGCAAAAAATGAACTTAATTCGCGGAAAGCTGATTGGTCATGCGAAAGGTTTTGCCTTTGTCGTCCCTGATGAGCCTGGAATGGATGATATTTTTATTCCGCCCAACGAAACCAATACGGCCATGCATGGCGACATCGTTTTGGCACGGGTTTCATCTGAAACTTCCGGCCAGCGCCGGGAAGGCACGATTATCCGCATTATTGAACGCGGCGTTCAGCAAGTTGTCGGAACATATGTTGAAAGTAAGAGCTTTGGCTTTGTGATTCCCGATGATAAAAAATTTGCTAGTGACATTTTTATCCCAAAATCGGCTTCTAAAGGAGCGGTTGAAGGGCATAAGGTCGTCGTTAAGCTTGTCACCTATCCTGAGGGACGAAAAAGTGCCGAAGGGGAAGTCATCACGATTCTTGGCCATAAAAATGACCCAGGCGTGGATATTCTCTCTGTCATACATAAGCATGGACTGCCGATGGCTTTCCCTGAAGACGTATTAAAGCAAGCGAACGATACACCTGAGACCATTGACGAAAGTGAATTAGCGAATCGCCGTGACTTACGGAACGAAACGATTGTCACGATTGACGGCGCGGATGCCAAAGACCTTGATGACGCGGTAACTGTGACGAAGCTTGAAAACGGTCACTATAAGCTAGGCGTCCATATTGCCGATGTCAGCTATTATGTAAAAGAAGGCACGCCCATTGACCTAGAGGCGGAGGAACGGGCAACAAGTGTTTATTTAGTAGACCGAGTGATTCCAATGATTCCGCACCGTCTATCCAACGGGATTTGTTCGTTAAATCCAAAGGTGGATCGCCTTGTTTTATCATGTGAAATGGAAATTTCATCTGATGGCGCTGTCGTCTCCCATGAAATTTTTCAAAGCGTGATTAAAACAACCGAGCGAATGACGTATCATGCTGTCAATCTGATTCTTGTTGAAAAAGAAGAAGAAACCCGCAAGCGATACGAACCGCTTGTCCCCATGTTTGAATTGATGGAAGAACTCGCCGCAATCCTCCGCAATAAACGGATGAAGCGCGGGGCAATTGACTTTGATTTTAAAGAATCAAAGGTATTGGTTGACGAAGAGGGCAAGCCAACAGATGTGGTTCTTCGCGAGCGTTCGGTAGCGGAGAAATTAATCGAAGAGTTCATGCTTGCCGCCAATGAGACAGTTGCTGAACATTTCCACTGGATGGATGTTCCGTTTATTTACCGAATTCACGAGGATCCGAAGGAAGATAAGCTAAGGAGATTTTTCGAGTTTATCACTAACTTCGGTTATATTGTGAAAGGAACCGCCAATGATGTCCATCCAAAGGCCCTTCAGGAAATCATTGAAGAGGTTCAAGGAAAGCCTGAGGAAATGGTAGTATCGAAAGTAATGCTCCGCTCGATGCAGCAGGCTAAATATGATCCGGAAAGCCTTGGACATTTCGGGTTATCAACGGAATTCTATACCCATTTTACCTCGCCGATTCGCCGTTATCCCGATACGATTGTCCACCGCTTAATCCGGACCTATCTAATTGAGGGCAAGCTTGATGAGACGACAAGGGAAAAATGGAATGTGCGCCTACCTGAGATTGCTGCGCATTCTTCAAAAATGGAGCGCCGTTCCGTTGATGCTGAACGTGAAACCGATGAATTGAAGAAAGCGGAGTACATGGAGGACAAGGTTGGTGTTGAGTATGACGGCATTGTCAGCTCTGTGACAAACTTTGGGATGTTTGTCGAGCTGCCGAATACCATTGAAGGCCTTGTCCATGTCAGCTATATGACCGATGATTATTATCGTTATGATGAGCGCCATCTGGCGATGATTGGTGAGCGAACCGGCAATGTGTTCCGAATTGGTGATGAAATCACCGTTCGAGTGGTAAAAGTCAATAAAGACGAGCGCTCGATTGATTTTGAAATCGTCGGCATGAAGGGAACACCT
- a CDS encoding carboxylesterase, translating into MKVTTPKPFTFEGGKRAVLLLHGFTGNSADVRMLGRYLEKKGYTCHAPHYKGHGVPPEELVHTGPEDWWQDVINGYHFLKNKGHEEIAVAGLSLGGVFSLKLGYTVPIKAIVPMCAPMYIKSEDVMYQGILDYAREFKKYEGKTDEQIEMEMNQFKKTPMKTLKALQQLIADVRENVDMIYAPTFVVQARHDKMINTESANIIYETIESVKKEIKWYEQSGHVITLDRERDQLHEDIYAFLEKLDWHDY; encoded by the coding sequence ATGAAAGTCACGACACCAAAGCCATTTACTTTTGAAGGGGGCAAACGAGCCGTTCTCTTGCTCCACGGTTTTACCGGAAATTCTGCAGATGTCCGGATGCTCGGACGCTACCTCGAAAAAAAAGGGTATACCTGCCATGCCCCACACTACAAAGGACATGGAGTACCTCCGGAAGAACTTGTCCACACAGGCCCTGAAGACTGGTGGCAGGACGTCATAAATGGCTACCATTTTTTAAAAAATAAAGGTCACGAAGAAATTGCTGTTGCCGGACTCTCGCTTGGCGGTGTTTTTTCCCTTAAATTGGGTTACACTGTACCTATAAAAGCCATTGTGCCGATGTGCGCACCGATGTATATAAAAAGTGAGGATGTAATGTATCAAGGAATTCTTGATTATGCCCGTGAATTTAAGAAATATGAAGGAAAAACAGACGAGCAAATCGAAATGGAAATGAATCAGTTCAAAAAGACACCGATGAAAACATTAAAAGCACTACAGCAATTAATCGCGGACGTTCGTGAAAATGTCGATATGATTTATGCTCCGACATTTGTCGTTCAGGCGCGTCACGACAAGATGATTAATACCGAAAGTGCCAACATTATTTATGAAACAATAGAGTCAGTCAAAAAGGAAATTAAATGGTATGAACAATCCGGGCACGTGATCACGCTTGATAGGGAGCGGGATCAGTTGCACGAGGACATATATGCCTTTTTAGAAAAGCTGGACTGGCACGATTACTAG
- the secG gene encoding preprotein translocase subunit SecG has protein sequence MHAFVVTLLVIVSIGLIAVVLLQSGKSAGLSGAISGGAETLFGKQKARGIDLILHRITIVLSVLFFILALAVTYFKI, from the coding sequence ATGCATGCATTTGTCGTAACATTATTAGTAATCGTAAGTATTGGTCTTATTGCGGTTGTATTACTTCAATCCGGTAAGAGCGCTGGTCTATCCGGTGCCATTTCAGGTGGAGCGGAAACCCTTTTCGGTAAGCAAAAAGCACGAGGAATAGACTTGATTCTACATCGGATCACGATTGTTTTATCAGTATTATTCTTTATCCTTGCTCTTGCAGTTACTTACTTTAAAATCTAA
- the eno gene encoding phosphopyruvate hydratase, producing MPFIADVYAREVLDSRGNPTVEVEVFTESGAFGRALVPSGASTGEYEAVELRDGDKGRYLGKGVLKAVDNVNEIIAPHLVGEEYSVLDQVAVDQALIELDGTDNKGKLGANAILGVSMAVAHAAANYLDIPLYQYLGGFNSKQLPVPMMNIVNGGEHADNNVDIQEFMIMPVGAPSFKEALRMGAEIFHTLKTVLKGKGLNTAVGDEGGFAPNLGSNEEALQTIVEAIEKAGYKPGEEVFLAMDAASSEFYNKEDGKYHLAGEGVVKTSAEMVDWYEELANKYPIISIEDGLDENDWEGHKLLTERLGKKVQLVGDDLFVTNTKKLAEGIEKGIGNSILIKVNQIGTLTETFDAIEMAKRAGYTAVISHRSGETEDNTIADIAVATNAGQIKTGAPSRTDRVAKYNQLLRIEDQLGETSQYNGLKSFYNLSK from the coding sequence ATGCCATTTATTGCAGATGTATACGCTCGTGAAGTATTAGACTCCCGCGGTAACCCAACCGTAGAGGTAGAAGTATTTACAGAATCAGGTGCTTTCGGACGTGCATTAGTTCCAAGCGGTGCGTCAACTGGTGAATACGAAGCAGTTGAGCTTCGCGACGGTGACAAAGGACGTTACCTTGGCAAAGGTGTTCTTAAAGCAGTTGACAATGTAAATGAAATTATCGCTCCGCATCTTGTTGGCGAAGAATACAGCGTTCTTGACCAAGTAGCTGTTGACCAAGCGTTAATCGAGCTTGATGGAACAGATAACAAAGGTAAACTAGGCGCTAACGCTATCCTTGGTGTGTCGATGGCAGTTGCTCATGCAGCAGCAAACTACCTAGATATTCCTTTATACCAATACCTTGGTGGTTTCAATTCTAAGCAGCTTCCAGTGCCAATGATGAACATCGTTAATGGCGGCGAGCATGCGGACAACAACGTAGATATTCAAGAATTCATGATCATGCCTGTAGGTGCGCCAAGCTTTAAAGAAGCGCTTCGTATGGGTGCTGAAATTTTCCATACATTAAAAACAGTTCTTAAAGGCAAAGGCCTTAACACGGCTGTTGGTGACGAAGGCGGCTTTGCACCAAACTTAGGTTCAAACGAAGAAGCTCTTCAAACGATTGTGGAAGCAATTGAAAAAGCCGGCTACAAGCCTGGTGAAGAAGTATTCTTAGCAATGGATGCAGCATCTTCTGAGTTCTACAACAAAGAAGACGGCAAATACCATCTTGCAGGCGAAGGTGTTGTAAAAACATCTGCTGAAATGGTTGATTGGTACGAAGAACTAGCGAATAAATACCCAATCATCTCGATCGAAGACGGCTTAGACGAAAACGACTGGGAAGGCCACAAGCTTTTAACAGAGCGTCTTGGCAAAAAAGTTCAATTAGTGGGTGATGATTTATTTGTTACCAACACGAAGAAGCTTGCTGAGGGTATCGAAAAAGGAATTGGCAACTCCATCCTAATCAAAGTAAATCAAATCGGTACATTAACTGAAACATTTGATGCAATCGAAATGGCAAAACGCGCTGGCTACACTGCAGTTATTTCCCACCGTTCTGGTGAAACAGAAGATAACACAATCGCTGATATCGCTGTTGCAACAAACGCTGGTCAAATCAAAACTGGTGCGCCATCACGTACAGACCGCGTAGCGAAATACAACCAATTGCTTCGTATCGAAGACCAATTAGGTGAAACTTCACAATACAATGGTCTTAAATCTTTTTATAACTTAAGCAAATAA
- the gpmI gene encoding 2,3-bisphosphoglycerate-independent phosphoglycerate mutase, giving the protein MSKSPVALIILDGFGCRGETKGNAVAQSKKPNFDRFWSNFPHSHLTASGEAVGLPEGQMGNSEVGHLNIGAGRIVYQSLTRVNIAIREGEFEKNETFTGAMEHVKKNGTALHLFGLLSDGGVHSHIQHMFALLKLAKEEGVEKVYVHAFLDGRDVGPKTAAKYIQQTLDKMKEYGVGEFATVSGRYYSMDRDKRWERVEKSYRSMVYGEGPSYTNPLEVVEDSYQHGIFDEFVIPSVITKEDGQPVATIQDNDAVIFYNFRPDRAIQISNTFTNADFRDFDRGPKHPKDLYFVCLTHFSESVDGYVAFKPTNLDNTLGEVLSQNNLKQLRIAETEKYPHVTFFMSGGREAKFPGEERILINSPKVATYDLQPEMSAYEVTEALMNEIQNDKVDAIILNFANPDMVGHSGKLEPTIKAIETVDECLGKIVDLILEKGGSAIITADHGNADEVITLEGEPMTAHTTNPVPVIVTKQGVELREGGILGDLAPTMLDLLKLQQPAEMTGKTLIK; this is encoded by the coding sequence ATGAGTAAATCTCCTGTTGCCCTCATCATCCTTGATGGTTTTGGATGCAGAGGCGAAACAAAAGGAAATGCAGTTGCCCAATCGAAAAAGCCTAACTTTGACCGTTTCTGGAGCAACTTTCCACATTCCCATTTAACTGCTTCTGGTGAAGCAGTGGGTCTTCCTGAAGGCCAAATGGGAAACTCTGAGGTTGGACACTTGAACATCGGAGCCGGGCGGATCGTGTACCAAAGCTTAACTCGCGTAAATATCGCCATTCGTGAAGGTGAATTTGAAAAAAATGAAACCTTTACAGGGGCCATGGAGCATGTGAAAAAGAACGGGACTGCGCTTCACTTGTTTGGATTACTATCTGACGGCGGGGTTCATAGCCATATTCAACACATGTTTGCGCTTTTAAAGCTTGCGAAGGAAGAAGGCGTGGAAAAAGTATATGTGCATGCTTTCCTTGATGGACGTGATGTCGGTCCGAAAACAGCAGCAAAATACATTCAGCAAACACTGGATAAAATGAAAGAATACGGAGTAGGCGAATTCGCAACAGTCTCGGGTCGTTATTACTCGATGGATCGGGATAAGCGTTGGGAGCGTGTGGAAAAATCATACCGTTCGATGGTGTATGGTGAAGGTCCTTCGTACACTAATCCATTGGAAGTAGTAGAGGATTCTTACCAGCATGGAATTTTTGACGAATTCGTGATTCCATCTGTGATTACAAAAGAAGATGGGCAGCCGGTCGCAACGATTCAAGATAACGACGCCGTTATTTTTTATAATTTCCGTCCGGACAGAGCTATTCAGATTTCCAATACCTTTACGAACGCAGATTTCCGTGACTTTGACCGCGGGCCAAAACATCCAAAGGATCTATACTTTGTTTGTTTAACCCATTTCAGCGAGTCCGTAGATGGCTATGTTGCCTTCAAACCAACTAATTTGGACAACACGTTGGGTGAAGTATTGTCACAAAATAATTTAAAGCAGCTTAGAATCGCTGAAACAGAGAAATATCCACATGTTACCTTCTTTATGAGCGGTGGTCGTGAGGCGAAGTTTCCTGGCGAGGAGCGGATTTTAATCAACTCACCAAAGGTTGCTACTTACGATCTTCAACCGGAAATGAGTGCGTATGAAGTAACGGAAGCATTGATGAATGAAATACAGAATGATAAAGTGGATGCCATTATCTTAAATTTTGCAAACCCTGATATGGTTGGACATTCAGGTAAGCTTGAGCCAACGATTAAGGCGATTGAAACCGTGGATGAATGTTTAGGAAAAATCGTTGACCTAATCCTTGAAAAAGGCGGATCAGCCATTATTACGGCAGATCACGGAAATGCCGACGAAGTCATTACCCTTGAAGGTGAACCAATGACTGCACACACAACGAATCCTGTACCGGTTATTGTTACGAAACAAGGTGTGGAATTACGTGAAGGCGGAATTCTTGGTGATTTAGCCCCAACTATGCTAGATTTATTAAAGCTTCAGCAACCAGCCGAAATGACTGGAAAAACATTAATTAAATAA
- the tpiA gene encoding triose-phosphate isomerase has translation MRKPIIAGNWKMNKTLAEAKSFAEEVKNLVPATEKMESVICAPALFLQTLVETTQGSNVKIGAQNMHFEESGAFTGEISPKALADLGVQYVIIGHSERREMFNETDESVNKKALAAFNYNLTPIVCCGETLEQRENGETNQLVGDQVAKALAGLTEEQVKQTIIAYEPIWAIGTGKSSTSKDANDVCAHIRQVVAQAFSQDVADAVRIQYGGSVKPENIKEYMAQPDIDGALVGGASLEAQSFLKLLEAGQYE, from the coding sequence ATGCGTAAACCAATCATTGCAGGTAACTGGAAAATGAACAAAACATTAGCGGAAGCCAAAAGCTTTGCAGAAGAAGTAAAAAATCTTGTTCCAGCTACTGAAAAAATGGAATCTGTCATTTGCGCACCGGCATTATTTTTACAAACCCTTGTGGAAACAACACAAGGCAGCAATGTAAAAATCGGTGCTCAAAATATGCACTTTGAAGAATCAGGAGCGTTTACAGGAGAAATCAGCCCTAAAGCCTTGGCTGATCTCGGCGTTCAATATGTCATTATCGGACACTCAGAACGACGCGAAATGTTTAATGAAACAGATGAATCTGTTAACAAAAAGGCACTTGCGGCATTTAACTACAACCTAACACCAATCGTTTGCTGCGGAGAAACGTTAGAACAGCGCGAAAATGGCGAAACCAATCAATTAGTTGGCGATCAAGTGGCCAAAGCATTAGCTGGATTAACCGAAGAACAAGTAAAACAAACAATCATTGCTTATGAACCAATCTGGGCCATCGGTACTGGCAAATCATCAACATCTAAAGATGCAAATGATGTTTGCGCCCATATCCGCCAGGTGGTTGCGCAAGCCTTTTCACAAGATGTGGCAGATGCCGTAAGAATTCAATACGGCGGCAGTGTGAAACCGGAAAATATTAAAGAATACATGGCACAACCGGATATTGATGGTGCATTAGTGGGCGGAGCAAGCCTTGAAGCACAATCCTTTTTAAAGCTACTGGAGGCAGGTCAGTATGAGTAA
- the pgk gene encoding phosphoglycerate kinase — protein MNKKTLKDIDVKGKRVFCRVDFNVPMQDGKITDETRIRAALPTIQYLIEQGAKVILASHFGRPKGKVVEEMRLTPVGVRLAELLGKDVKKVDEAYGDSVKAVIGSMDEGDVLLLENVRFYPGEEKNDPELAKAFAELADVYVNDAFGAAHRAHASTEGVAHYLPAVSGFLMEKELDVLGKALSNPERPFTAIIGGAKVKDKIGVIENLLELVDNLIIGGGLAYTFVKAQGHEIGKSLLEADKMDLAKSFMEKAKAKGVNFYMPVDAIVADDFSADANSKVVAIEEIPADWEALDIGPKTAEIYRDVIQKSKLVIWNGPMGVFEIDKFAGGTKAVAEALAEAEGTYSVIGGGDSAAAAEKFGLAEKMSHISTGGGASLEFIEGKALPGVVALNDK, from the coding sequence ATGAACAAGAAAACACTTAAAGATATCGATGTAAAAGGGAAACGCGTATTTTGCCGGGTGGATTTTAACGTCCCGATGCAGGATGGGAAAATTACCGATGAAACACGGATTCGTGCCGCATTGCCAACGATTCAGTATTTAATCGAGCAAGGCGCAAAGGTCATTTTAGCAAGCCATTTCGGCCGTCCAAAAGGAAAAGTGGTTGAAGAAATGCGCTTAACTCCAGTTGGTGTTAGACTGGCTGAGCTTCTTGGCAAAGACGTGAAAAAAGTGGATGAAGCATACGGAGATTCCGTTAAAGCCGTCATCGGCTCCATGGATGAGGGCGATGTACTCCTGCTTGAAAACGTTCGTTTCTACCCTGGTGAAGAAAAGAATGATCCTGAACTTGCTAAAGCATTTGCAGAGCTTGCTGATGTGTATGTAAACGACGCATTTGGTGCAGCACACCGCGCCCATGCCTCAACAGAAGGCGTTGCACATTACCTTCCCGCTGTTTCCGGCTTTTTAATGGAAAAAGAATTGGATGTACTTGGAAAGGCTCTTTCCAATCCAGAACGTCCTTTTACAGCGATCATCGGTGGTGCGAAGGTAAAGGACAAGATTGGTGTCATTGAAAATCTGTTAGAACTTGTCGACAATTTAATTATTGGCGGCGGATTAGCTTATACATTTGTTAAAGCACAGGGCCACGAAATTGGAAAATCTCTGCTTGAAGCCGATAAGATGGATCTTGCGAAATCCTTTATGGAAAAAGCAAAGGCTAAAGGAGTTAATTTCTACATGCCGGTAGATGCAATTGTTGCGGATGATTTCTCAGCAGATGCAAACTCTAAAGTAGTAGCAATTGAAGAAATTCCTGCAGATTGGGAAGCTCTTGATATCGGGCCAAAAACAGCAGAAATCTACCGTGATGTCATTCAAAAGTCAAAATTGGTTATCTGGAATGGACCAATGGGCGTATTTGAAATTGACAAATTTGCCGGTGGCACCAAGGCTGTTGCGGAGGCGCTTGCCGAAGCAGAGGGTACATATTCAGTCATTGGCGGCGGCGACTCAGCAGCAGCTGCTGAAAAATTTGGCCTAGCCGAAAAAATGAGCCATATTTCAACAGGCGGCGGCGCTTCCCTTGAGTTCATCGAAGGTAAAGCACTTCCTGGTGTCGTGGCATTGAACGATAAATAA
- the gap gene encoding type I glyceraldehyde-3-phosphate dehydrogenase, producing MAVKVGINGFGRIGRNVFRAALNNSNVEIVAINDLTDANMLAHLLKYDTVHGTLAEDVTVDGEYLVVGGHKVKVIAERDPAQLGWGDLGVDVVVESTGRFTKREDAAKHLEAGAKKVIISAPANNEDITIVMGVNEDKYDANNHHVLSNASCTTNCLAPFAKVLNDTFGIKRGMMTTIHSYTNDQQILDLPHKDYRRARAAAENMIPTSTGAAKAVSLVLPELKGKLNGMAMRVPTPNVSIVDLVMELDKEVTAEEVNAALRTAAEGPLKGILAYSELPLVSTDYNGSTASSTIDALSTMVLEGNMVKVLSWYDNEVGYSNRVVDLVDYIASKGL from the coding sequence ATGGCAGTAAAAGTTGGAATTAATGGATTTGGACGTATTGGTCGTAACGTATTTCGTGCGGCATTAAACAATAGCAATGTGGAAATCGTAGCAATTAACGATTTAACAGATGCAAACATGCTTGCACATCTTTTAAAATATGACACAGTTCACGGAACACTTGCAGAAGACGTAACAGTTGACGGCGAATACCTAGTTGTCGGCGGACACAAAGTAAAAGTTATCGCTGAACGCGATCCTGCACAACTTGGCTGGGGCGACCTTGGTGTTGATGTAGTTGTTGAATCAACTGGCCGTTTCACAAAACGTGAAGATGCAGCGAAACACCTTGAAGCAGGTGCTAAAAAGGTTATTATCTCTGCACCAGCAAATAACGAAGATATTACAATCGTTATGGGTGTTAACGAAGACAAATACGATGCAAACAACCACCACGTACTATCAAACGCTTCTTGTACAACAAACTGCTTAGCACCGTTTGCAAAAGTTTTAAATGATACATTCGGAATTAAGCGCGGTATGATGACAACAATTCACTCTTACACAAATGACCAACAAATCCTTGACTTGCCACACAAGGACTACCGTCGTGCACGTGCAGCAGCTGAAAACATGATTCCTACTTCAACTGGTGCTGCAAAAGCAGTTTCACTAGTATTACCAGAACTTAAGGGTAAATTGAACGGTATGGCAATGCGTGTTCCAACTCCAAACGTTTCAATTGTAGACTTAGTAATGGAATTAGATAAAGAGGTAACAGCTGAAGAAGTAAATGCTGCATTAAGAACAGCTGCTGAAGGTCCATTAAAAGGAATTTTAGCTTACAGCGAGCTTCCATTGGTTTCTACAGACTATAATGGCAGCACTGCTTCTTCTACTATTGATGCATTATCAACAATGGTTCTTGAAGGCAACATGGTAAAAGTACTTTCTTGGTATGACAACGAAGTTGGTTACTCAAACCGCGTAGTAGACCTTGTTGATTACATCGCTTCAAAAGGGCTATAA
- a CDS encoding sugar-binding domain-containing protein produces MQSFIDIQKRLLPDLLQVLQKRYTILRHIGLMQPVGRRSLAVSLGFTERILRSEVDFLKEQDLIYANNVGMSLTSEGKNLLEDLDGLMRELKGIDVMELELKHQLGIKKVIIVPGDSDESPLVKGELGRACALCMKKLLGGKNIIAVTGGSTMAAVAERLTTNHQNKELLFVPARGGVGEDVANQANTICSNMAKNTDSKHRVLYVPDQVSSEIYESFIKEPDIHEVLTLIQSASMVIHGIGDAITMAERRKSNPKLKQKLEIGKAVGEAFGYYFNEQGEIVHKVLTIGLQLEDLAHIPNVIAVAGGASKAKAIKAYLKKAPASTILITDEGVAKRLLKG; encoded by the coding sequence ATGCAGTCATTTATCGATATTCAAAAAAGATTACTACCCGATCTCCTGCAAGTGCTGCAAAAGCGATATACCATTCTAAGGCACATTGGCTTAATGCAGCCGGTGGGAAGAAGAAGCCTAGCCGTAAGTCTTGGCTTCACCGAAAGGATTCTTCGTAGTGAAGTAGACTTCCTCAAGGAGCAAGATCTTATTTACGCAAATAATGTGGGAATGAGTTTAACCTCTGAAGGGAAAAATTTACTCGAGGATTTAGATGGTTTGATGCGTGAGTTAAAGGGTATTGATGTAATGGAGTTGGAATTAAAGCATCAGCTCGGCATTAAGAAAGTCATCATTGTACCTGGAGATAGTGATGAGTCACCACTGGTCAAAGGCGAATTAGGCAGGGCTTGTGCGCTTTGCATGAAAAAGCTTTTAGGCGGGAAAAATATCATCGCTGTTACTGGCGGATCAACCATGGCTGCTGTTGCTGAGAGATTAACAACCAATCATCAAAACAAAGAGCTTCTTTTCGTTCCGGCACGCGGCGGGGTTGGCGAGGATGTGGCCAATCAAGCGAATACGATTTGCTCGAATATGGCAAAAAACACAGATTCAAAGCATCGTGTTTTATACGTTCCGGATCAGGTCAGTTCCGAAATTTACGAATCATTCATCAAAGAACCCGATATTCACGAAGTCTTGACCTTGATTCAATCCGCAAGCATGGTTATCCATGGAATTGGGGATGCTATCACAATGGCCGAGCGGCGGAAATCCAACCCGAAACTTAAGCAAAAGCTAGAAATCGGGAAAGCAGTCGGCGAAGCTTTTGGCTATTATTTCAATGAACAAGGTGAGATTGTCCATAAGGTTTTAACCATTGGACTGCAACTTGAAGACCTTGCTCATATCCCGAATGTCATTGCTGTGGCAGGCGGGGCATCGAAGGCAAAGGCAATTAAGGCATATCTGAAAAAAGCACCGGCATCAACTATTTTAATAACAGATGAAGGTGTGGCAAAACGGTTATTGAAAGGGTAA
- a CDS encoding glutaredoxin family protein produces the protein MTQTTITLYTRNRCPLCDKAKATLDELKQEWNFRLEEIDIETSDELTERYGLMIPVVLLDGEEVGFGFVDKFAISNRLQEKN, from the coding sequence ATGACACAAACGACGATCACTTTATATACACGGAATCGCTGCCCATTATGTGACAAAGCGAAAGCTACCTTAGATGAGCTGAAACAGGAATGGAATTTTAGGCTCGAAGAAATCGATATCGAAACGAGCGATGAATTAACCGAGCGTTACGGATTGATGATTCCGGTAGTCCTTCTTGACGGGGAAGAGGTTGGATTTGGCTTTGTTGATAAATTTGCCATTAGTAACCGTTTACAAGAAAAAAACTGA